ACAAAAAGAGAATAACTGACAAATGCGACACCTGCTAGGAATCTCCCAGAAGATCACAAGAGAGGCATTTGGAGATTGGCTTCTTTGCATAACATGAGGTGGAGCTGGCAGTCAGCCTTCTAGTACGCAGGGCCCAAGGCTGATGCTGCTTCTCACATCCAAGTAACCTTGAGTTACAGCAGATGACTCTGAATAGCCTGAGGCTGAATgagaacagatggatggatggagctTCCAGTTAGACAAGTTCCTTCTCTCATTCTCGAGCCTAGAGATGGTTTTCTAAAACAATAGGAGTGAGTTAAGTTTCAACTTTTAATGGTTAACAGAGTCTTCTGAAAATGCTTATCCACCTCACATGGCTTGACAGTACTGGGCTCAATTTCTGAAAAACTTGATTGAGAAAATCCTAAGCTTACAGAAAACCtggtttactgatttttttttttttttgcacattccATGTAAGCCTAGCAAAATGCAGTTCCTTCCATATTTctgttccatttccttttcctacaAAGTTTTGACATTGCTTAATTTTACCCAGTGGGGAATGTGCTTTGAATTTTTAGAATACTttgacaattaaaaagaaaatagagtagAATCATTTTAAATCTGTTTCATGAGAAATGAAATGTTAAAGATAGCGTTGctctatacatacatatgttgGGGGTTTTAAGTTTTGCTGAAGCAGTAGTAGAAAACCAGATGACCTCTCCACAGATAGGTATCCTCATCTTCTCAGAGGCCTGTACCCATGTGTATGTGTCAGTGGGGTACACACTCTTGGAAGATTCCATACCAATGAGTGTCTGGTGTTCAGCCTCTCTAAGATATGAATTTGAGTCCCGAAATTGTCAGGAACACTTTTTTCTGTGTCAAACTACTTGTTAGCTACTGAAAAATTGTAGAACTCAGGTCTTGATTTGAAGTGGGGAACATAATATGGTTCATACAAAGTTCAGGTGCTGTAAGAAAGATGGGAACAATAGTGTGTTGCCGCCTTATTTTTTTATGGGAAAATggggagaaatgaaggaaaaatgaagggaaaaccCAAGATGATAGTGATGAAAATTATTTTGGGACGATACCACTTTAATAGTataggctttttaaaattgtCCTTTGTCTGTGAACTGTTTCTTGTCTCTTTGTTTCCCACCCTATGCTAATTGGAACCACTACAAAGCCCAGTTATGCAACTACTTAACTGaaagtaaatgtatttatttggtaaTCAGAAGAACCTTCAAATTCCCAGTGTTCTTTTATGTTTATGTCCCAGGTTTATGTTCAGGAAACATTAGGTTGTATGAAAATCTTTTAATATAGGCTGTACCAAAACTGATTGCTTTTTTTGTAAGTTCCTTTGATTCACTTCCCTCTATAATTGCTATTTGTTAAAACAGAGGATGAAAAGGCCATAGCCCATcaccaaaaatacacagaacCCTCTTGACCTATGAAGTCATTTACACTTACTGTGTGAGCTGATTAGGTTGTCAGGTGGTGAAAGCCAGTAACCTGTCTCCAGGTGAATGTAATCTGCTTCCCAGGACTTTACCCAGAGGACGCGTTCCCCAGGTGGGCAGAGGCCTGTTGATCTCTAGCCCAGAGGTCCCGGCCTCTGCACGATTCTCAGGTCCCTGTGTATACCTCCCATTTAATGGAGCTGTTTAAAGAGAGTTTCTGAAAGAACATCACTCCTGCTTATGGGAGCAGTCCAGGAGTCCCATGGAAGAAAGGAAACTATACACGTCTTGGCAGCCATGGTATTTTTATTCTTATCCAGAGGGATtggaaatgtatttgaaaatttgaATGCTAGTATGTCATAAAGCTACCGTGATACCATAGAGTCATTGAATTATTACTCCTCATTCAAGTGAGGGCTTTCTTATACTACTGTAGAGTGTATGTGCAATAAGTTGATGAATTCATTTTCCTGATGTATAGAAGAACCAACACGAGCAGCTTGGTAATCATTGGGTGCTATTTTAATTGTTTGTAGCGAGTGCTATTTTCTAGGAGATGGAGCCAGTTAGGTTAGGCTGATCTGCTGAATATCAGATGATGCCCTTCTTTCCATGTCAGCTCTCAGCAAAAGCAGGTACTTGGAAGCCACAGGCTCCCCTCCTCTGTCTACTCAATAATCACTAATGAAGAGACCTCCACAGGGAGCACTTGGCTGTTGTCGATAAACACACCAATTATTAAATAGTCTCCAAGCCATTCAGTGATGTCTGCAGCATCACTCTAGAACTGTCTTGTGTCACTTTTTTACTTCCCTCTGGGCGGGGCCTCTCAGACTTCCCGGTTCATGGAGGCAAGTTAATCTTTCTCTCCAGTTAGTGACTTTTGCCCCATAGTTGGGTAAGCACTTTCTAGACTGAGAAAAGCAGCTACAGTAAATCCTGCTGTTTCCCTCATTTGGTGATCATTCAGTCACACATAAGCTCCTTGTATTCTAAATTTCATGCACTTCTCCCAGACGCTATAGAGTTTTCTCTCACTGTTGCCAGTGGAGGTCATCCAGACAGTGAGTTCATATCTTATGGTTTTGTGCAATCATTGTCGTATTGTAGTCCTAAGACTCATTATAgtgtatttttgatatttttgaaatgtgttaaattttttaattcaataataTGAGCCAGAGCATGTTGCAGCAAATCTAttgtttgtaaaaaaaataaaaataacaataacaataataaataaaataaaatggaatatctttttcatgGCTTTGTTTTAAAATGGAATACCTGTTATTTTATAAGTACTTTATTTTAGCATGAAACTGTAATTTTCTCTAACTTGTATGTAGAATTAGTTTCTTAACCAAAAGCACCTTTAggatttttctgctttttcttgctTTAGGGGAAGATAAGTGAAATCACATTCCATGACAAATATGAAGCTATGAGTTAAggcaagaataaatatttttgatcacCTTTTAAGCTGAAATAGCAATAAAGTTTTTTACATTAAGAAATATTATATTCTGACTTGGTTTATATGTTCAAAGAAATCCCAAAGACAAGAAGCATGGTCCTTATTTCCATGCAGGTTATTAGCTGATGAAAGGGAACTCAACTTGTGAATAATCTACAGCTCCTCTTAAACCACAGAGCTACCAACGATACAGTGGAACTAAGTGGATAATCTGGCCATCATGTCTGTCCTTATGGCTTTGGTGTTAGACTTTAAGGCAGTGAGTTTTGGCTCACAATACCTCTGATCTAGGTAAGCCTCTAAATcattccccttccttctccctatTGGTTGTCTCCCATAATTTCTGGATGTCCAAGCAAGATTAGCTACCTCTCACTCCAAATAAAGGCCCAGTTGAAATAATTTTGCAGGTTTCCTCCTCATTTAACAGAATTTATGACACTTCCAATGTGCTGGGCCCAATGCCGCCACCTGCTTTCATACCTCAGTTCCATGACACACAAACCCACCTATTCCAGGGTGGCATAAGTACTTCATGTGACAATTTCCCTGGTACATCAAACACCACAAGAACACTGGAACATGTTTTAGTGTGTGATCCACGGGGTCTGAGTTTTGCCTCTGCTACTTAAAAAAGATTTAACTTTAGGCAAGTTCATCTCCCCAGGCACAGCTTTTTTCTTGATGTTAAATGGAAATAAGAGTCATCAGCTGAGTTAAAATGAGATGATGCCAACAAATACTTCCTTAGCTCAGCACTGGACCTGGCACTGAGCAGTCGTGACAATGAAATGTCAACCATTGGGTGAGCCACTTAAGCCTTCCTGAGCCTTcgcctcatctgtgaaatgtaaGAAACCATGACCGACTGACCTGATAAGTGGTAAGGCAAGTTTGGCTAAGGCGTTTTGAATGTGATGGAGTGTTACTGTAGTGTAGTGATGAGAGGAACTAAGTTGGAACAGTGCTGTATAGCTGGGCCTGGGCACCATATGGGGGTCACAGAGGTGGAAGTCCTCATTTTCCCAAGCCCCTGACCCAGACATGGCAAACATCTCAGGACATACTTCAGGGAATAAATCCTACGTGAGAATAGTGTGTGTTCGGAAGTTTTGGTGGTGTTGGGGGGTGCTTGGGGTAGGCAACGGGTTGTTTGATTTTTGCTGCTGTTAAACCTGTCTTACCACTCAGTGAAAACTGCCAGGACTCCAGCCACTGCCTTGGGCTAAGGTGGTGGAGCGGAAGCTTCGTTCTGTGGCATAGGTGTTTGTATTTTAAGGTCACAGTGTGGACTTCTAGTTGATTGTTTTCCTCCAAGCTTTactttttgtaaaagtataatctagattttttttttttccccatttgtgTACGAGGTTTAGTTTTGATCCTTCGCCTGGGGTAGGTTTTATAAGAATTAAGAGTAGGATGGATTTAACAGGTGAGAGGAAAGACGGTATATTCCAGGGAGAAGAGCAAGCAAACATGCAGGAGTAAAAATGTCCAACCCATGTCAGAGGAGATGATGTTGACAGTTGTTTTCATAGTTATTTTGGCATATGTTGAAACAGGCTTATGTTGGCCGATTTCTTACTAACTGTATAGACAGTCTGAGATTTgtcaaattttctgtttttagaaaTGTACTAAAAATTCAATTTGAATTATTTAATCTCATGACAATAAGTTATGAAAAAATATGGCAACTAGAAAAAAAACTAATAAGAACATGTCTAGTTGCATCCCACATGAACTGAATATCCGAGACTAGTTGTAAAGTATAAGAAGAGCTATAAAACTTTAGATTAAAATTATCAAAAGAactttatttttgagattctATGTTAACGAACTGTTACATTATGGAAACAATTCAGGATCATGAAGAATTTATAATTAACCTTTGAAAGCCTAATCTGTAGGGCACTGGAAGGGATGCAGAAATAAAGACGCCTCCAATATTCCTGTATATTTCAGGAAAATCATCTGCTTTATTTTTGCATTCAGCTGAATAACATGTTATAAGTTTATGAGTTATTTCTCATTGTTTGGAGGCCTCATATTTCAGGAAATGATAAAATCTTCCAGGAAAGTAAATTCCAATCAAATAACTTTAGAAAGAAACTAACCTGCAAAGGTGGCAAAAACCATCTTCTCTGATTCCTAACACAGGAATCCTGAGGAGGACCATGCGTGCTAAAAGCACTTGCCTTCAGGTATCAGGGATCCAGCCCCCCATCTCTAATAGAGGAAGGCTTCTTGGGGTCATGGCACACTATCTTATCTAGTGGGCAGGAGAGTTTTCTTCTAGGGAGAGAGTCAGAATGGAATTACTTGTTTGAAATCTaaccacacaaaggctttaaaaTCACTCCCCTGGGATCATATACAGGGGGGAAATGACATGTTTTTCTTAATGACTTTAATTCAGACAGGCAAGATACTTCTACTGCCTGCTACTGCCTGACGTGTTATTTTCATCTTTCAGAATTCCTCTGGCTAATATTTAAGCTATTATTATTACCTTACCATTTGGCAAGAGAGCCAAACCATAAGCATATATGCAGACTTCCTAATGTTGCTCTTTGTAGTAAAGGTGGAGGTATTTTTTGCACACTCTCAGCCAATAAAGACACGGATAGAAAAATGGGATGATCATCTAGCTTTGTATTGGTTCCAGAGGGAGCATTTATGAAATCAAGTATGTGAAAACCACATACATGTAAAGTGCAATTTTAATGGACCCATCTTTTTGAGAGAAACAAGGTGGGTTGACTTTAGGTTCCAGTGGATCTCAGAGTACTCCAGACCACACGTATTCTGGTGCATCATTGTAATTTCTCTGCTGTTCCTGGCTGTCCTTGTACTGCTTCTGTTCTCGGTAGCTCCGCAGGGCCAGCACCACGCTGGCGCCATACATCACCACCAGAAGACAAGCAAAGGTGGCAGCTGCTCCATCGGTGCCTGCCAACTGGCAGTTCATCCAGGTGAGACCCTTGCGGGCATAGACCCTCTCTCTTGTTCTGCAAGTGTCTGTGGCATTGATCTGCAAGGCTGTGTGGAGGTAAATGCCGATGCCCACGCAGTAGCCCACTGCCGCCAGGAGGCTGAAGATGGCCTCCAGGAGGAGCCACTTCCCTGGCAGTTTGTGTAGACTTTTGGCTCCTTGGAGTAAAACACCCAAGGTGAGGACACCGAGCCCCAGAGAAACAGCCACGCCGCCGTATATCAGGGGTGCCCGGAGGATTGTGTACTGCTGGTCCAGCTGCCGAACCTGCTCCAGCTCGGTGCCCTCAAATGGCGAGTAATAGTTGTTCCCAAAGCCGCCGCCGCTGGCAAAGCTGGCACTGAATCCGGCCAGGACAAAGTAGGAGGCCACGATACACATGAGAACCATCCCATTCagtatcacctccactatctgTATCACACCTaggaggagagagatgggggaTTTAACACTGATCACTCACCCAGGAAAGCTCCCTAGGTCAGA
The genomic region above belongs to Budorcas taxicolor isolate Tak-1 chromosome 18, Takin1.1, whole genome shotgun sequence and contains:
- the MARVELD3 gene encoding MARVEL domain-containing protein 3, which translates into the protein MEQTSGTRESRARPRERDPDRHPRPERDRHPERQRDRAGDRHRERNGGGRRDGDRDRERNREPRQDRPRAGDHRGGEQRVWENSRQSRTRDGPRRPTWDAAPPPWPATWETPEPPPLRKEGLGRRGPESEPTSGRYPLSNPRPGLQEVVYYQSEAEGLLECHKCRYLCTGRGVIQIVEVILNGMVLMCIVASYFVLAGFSASFASGGGFGNNYYSPFEGTELEQVRQLDQQYTILRAPLIYGGVAVSLGLGVLTLGVLLQGAKSLHKLPGKWLLLEAIFSLLAAVGYCVGIGIYLHTALQINATDTCRTRERVYARKGLTWMNCQLAGTDGAAATFACLLVVMYGASVVLALRSYREQKQYKDSQEQQRNYNDAPEYVWSGVL